In Phyllostomus discolor isolate MPI-MPIP mPhyDis1 chromosome 2, mPhyDis1.pri.v3, whole genome shotgun sequence, the following are encoded in one genomic region:
- the PFN2 gene encoding profilin-2 isoform X2, translating into MAGWQSYVDNLMCDGCCQEAAIVGYCDAKYVWAATAGGVFQSITPVEIDMIVGKDREGFFTNGLTLGAKKCSVIRDSLYVDGDCTMDIRTKSQGGEPTYNVAVGRAGRALVIVMGKEGVHGGTLNKKAYELALYLRRSDV; encoded by the exons ATGGCCGGTTGGCAGAGCTACGTGGATAACCTGATGTGCGATGGCTGCTGCCAGGAGGCCGCCATTGTCGGCTACTGCGACGCCAAATACGTCTGGGCAGCCACGGCTGGGGGCGTCTTCCAGAGCATTACG CCAGTAGAAATAGATATGATTGTAGGAAAAGACCGGGAAGGTTTCTTTACCAACGGTTTGACTCTTGGAGCAAAGAAGTGCTCAGTGATCAGAGATAGTCTATACGTCGATGGTGACTGCACAATGGACATCCGGACAAAGAGTCAAGGTGGGGAGCCAACATACAACGTTGCAGTGGGCAGAGCTGGTAGAG CATTGGTTATAGTCATGGGAAAGGAAGGTGTCCACGGAGGCACACTTAACAAGAAAGCATATGAACTCGCTTTATACCTGAGGCGGTCTGATGTGTAA
- the PFN2 gene encoding profilin-2 isoform X1, translating into MAGWQSYVDNLMCDGCCQEAAIVGYCDAKYVWAATAGGVFQSITPVEIDMIVGKDREGFFTNGLTLGAKKCSVIRDSLYVDGDCTMDIRTKSQGGEPTYNVAVGRAGRVLVFVMGKEGVHGGGLNKKAYSMAKYLRDSGF; encoded by the exons ATGGCCGGTTGGCAGAGCTACGTGGATAACCTGATGTGCGATGGCTGCTGCCAGGAGGCCGCCATTGTCGGCTACTGCGACGCCAAATACGTCTGGGCAGCCACGGCTGGGGGCGTCTTCCAGAGCATTACG CCAGTAGAAATAGATATGATTGTAGGAAAAGACCGGGAAGGTTTCTTTACCAACGGTTTGACTCTTGGAGCAAAGAAGTGCTCAGTGATCAGAGATAGTCTATACGTCGATGGTGACTGCACAATGGACATCCGGACAAAGAGTCAAGGTGGGGAGCCAACATACAACGTTGCAGTGGGCAGAGCTGGTAGAG tcTTGGTCTTTGTAATGGGAAAAGAAGGGGTCCATGGAGGCGGATTGAATAAGAAGGCATACTCAATGGCAAAATACTTGAGAGACTCTGGGTTCTAG
- the PFN2 gene encoding profilin-2 isoform X4 yields the protein MAGWQSYVDNLMCDGCCQEAAIVGYCDAKYVWAATAGGVFQSITPVEIDMIVGKDREGFFTNGLTLGAKKCSVIRDSLYVDGDCTMDIRTKSQGGEPTYNVAVGRAGRGTLLGKREMIRIRVLDIGYSHGKGRCPRRHT from the exons ATGGCCGGTTGGCAGAGCTACGTGGATAACCTGATGTGCGATGGCTGCTGCCAGGAGGCCGCCATTGTCGGCTACTGCGACGCCAAATACGTCTGGGCAGCCACGGCTGGGGGCGTCTTCCAGAGCATTACG CCAGTAGAAATAGATATGATTGTAGGAAAAGACCGGGAAGGTTTCTTTACCAACGGTTTGACTCTTGGAGCAAAGAAGTGCTCAGTGATCAGAGATAGTCTATACGTCGATGGTGACTGCACAATGGACATCCGGACAAAGAGTCAAGGTGGGGAGCCAACATACAACGTTGCAGTGGGCAGAGCTGGTAGAG gaACATTgctggggaagagagaaatgaTTAGAATAAGGGTTTTGGA CATTGGTTATAGTCATGGGAAAGGAAGGTGTCCACGGAGGCACACTTAA
- the PFN2 gene encoding profilin-2 isoform X5 produces the protein MAGWQSYVDNLMCDGCCQEAAIVGYCDAKYVWAATAGGVFQSITPVEIDMIVGKDREGFFTNGLTLGAKKCSVIRDSLYVDGDCTMDIRTKSQGGEPTYNVAVGRAGRGTLLGKREMIRIRVLD, from the exons ATGGCCGGTTGGCAGAGCTACGTGGATAACCTGATGTGCGATGGCTGCTGCCAGGAGGCCGCCATTGTCGGCTACTGCGACGCCAAATACGTCTGGGCAGCCACGGCTGGGGGCGTCTTCCAGAGCATTACG CCAGTAGAAATAGATATGATTGTAGGAAAAGACCGGGAAGGTTTCTTTACCAACGGTTTGACTCTTGGAGCAAAGAAGTGCTCAGTGATCAGAGATAGTCTATACGTCGATGGTGACTGCACAATGGACATCCGGACAAAGAGTCAAGGTGGGGAGCCAACATACAACGTTGCAGTGGGCAGAGCTGGTAGAG gaACATTgctggggaagagagaaatgaTTAGAATAAGGGTTTTGGA TTGA
- the PFN2 gene encoding profilin-2 isoform X3 encodes MAGWQSYVDNLMCDGCCQEAAIVGYCDAKYVWAATAGGVFQSITPVEIDMIVGKDREGFFTNGLTLGAKKCSVIRDSLYVDGDCTMDIRTKSQGGEPTYNVAVGRAGRGTLLGKREMIRIRVLDLGLCNGKRRGPWRRIE; translated from the exons ATGGCCGGTTGGCAGAGCTACGTGGATAACCTGATGTGCGATGGCTGCTGCCAGGAGGCCGCCATTGTCGGCTACTGCGACGCCAAATACGTCTGGGCAGCCACGGCTGGGGGCGTCTTCCAGAGCATTACG CCAGTAGAAATAGATATGATTGTAGGAAAAGACCGGGAAGGTTTCTTTACCAACGGTTTGACTCTTGGAGCAAAGAAGTGCTCAGTGATCAGAGATAGTCTATACGTCGATGGTGACTGCACAATGGACATCCGGACAAAGAGTCAAGGTGGGGAGCCAACATACAACGTTGCAGTGGGCAGAGCTGGTAGAG gaACATTgctggggaagagagaaatgaTTAGAATAAGGGTTTTGGA tcTTGGTCTTTGTAATGGGAAAAGAAGGGGTCCATGGAGGCGGATTGAATAA